The following proteins come from a genomic window of Companilactobacillus pabuli:
- the spxA gene encoding transcriptional regulator SpxA has translation MVTIYTSPSCTSCRKAKAWLEQHDIPYKERNIYSEPLNKQEIKQVLQMTENGTEEIISTRSKAFQNLKVNLDDLTIDQLLDLVQTNPGLLKRPIIMDDKRLQVGFNEDEIRRFLPRSVRTMELQKAQLMAGL, from the coding sequence ATGGTTACCATTTATACATCTCCAAGTTGCACCTCATGTCGTAAAGCCAAGGCTTGGCTCGAACAACATGATATTCCTTACAAAGAAAGAAACATTTACTCAGAACCTTTAAATAAGCAAGAAATCAAACAAGTACTTCAAATGACTGAAAACGGGACAGAAGAAATTATTTCTACTCGTTCAAAGGCATTCCAAAACCTTAAGGTAAATTTGGATGATTTAACAATTGATCAATTGTTGGATCTAGTTCAAACAAATCCAGGTCTCTTGAAGCGTCCTATCATCATGGATGACAAACGTCTTCAAGTTGGTTTCAATGAAGATGAAATCAGAAGATTCTTGCCTAGAAGTGTCAGAACTATGGAACTTCAAAAGGCTCAACTTATGGCTGGCTTATAA
- a CDS encoding competence protein CoiA → MYAALNELGILIYAQNAKEKDKYFCCRCEKPVKLIATKARKYFRHLNKTNNDINERNIHSVGKKIILDLLKNHSNVEEEFFLPEIQQRPDIFLVDQKIAIEYQCALLKINLLEERILGYRRLGIKSIWILGGDYLDDRVHKKHLKFINFSDKLGYYIIMLDSIKQAFTVFHHIKFIGPFNQIFFQRQIFQDAKLNDILEFEPLDYHLNPVLMNQHFIHRLRQKNDRNSQQVKMDFFQRHQITVEDYLNNRYFVPVAPIYFYPAWQMACGQRKKLLRQPLLEFKTKKKPPD, encoded by the coding sequence ATGTATGCTGCTTTGAACGAATTGGGAATTTTGATTTACGCGCAAAACGCAAAAGAAAAGGATAAGTACTTTTGTTGTCGTTGTGAAAAACCAGTTAAGTTGATTGCCACGAAAGCTAGAAAATATTTTCGACATTTGAATAAAACTAATAATGATATCAATGAGCGAAATATTCATTCTGTTGGTAAAAAAATAATATTAGATTTGTTAAAAAATCATTCTAATGTTGAAGAAGAATTTTTCTTACCGGAAATTCAACAACGACCGGATATTTTTTTAGTTGATCAGAAAATAGCGATTGAATATCAATGTGCGCTTTTAAAAATTAATTTATTAGAAGAACGAATTTTAGGTTATCGCCGTTTAGGAATCAAAAGTATTTGGATATTAGGCGGTGATTATTTAGATGATCGAGTTCATAAAAAGCATCTTAAATTCATCAATTTTAGCGATAAATTAGGCTATTACATCATTATGCTAGACTCTATAAAACAAGCTTTTACAGTTTTTCATCACATTAAATTCATCGGACCCTTTAATCAAATCTTTTTCCAACGCCAAATTTTTCAAGATGCAAAATTGAATGATATTTTGGAATTTGAACCACTAGATTATCACTTAAATCCAGTTTTGATGAATCAACACTTTATTCACCGTCTGCGACAAAAAAATGATAGAAATTCCCAACAAGTGAAAATGGATTTTTTTCAACGCCACCAAATAACGGTTGAGGATTATTTAAATAATCGTTACTTTGTTCCCGTTGCCCCAATTTACTTTTATCCAGCTTGGCAAATGGCCTGTGGACAAAGGAAGAAATTGTTACGACAGCCTTTATTAGAATTTAAGACAAAGAAAAAGCCTCCTGATTAG
- a CDS encoding BspA family leucine-rich repeat surface protein has product MMVNIDWKCIGKKQFKFLFLVNIIIFLRILFAHTIVVKAETNDNIQTLLNENTGLLKNKQSSSIVPLTLIKVTSGNFGTCDWDIDDNGQLTIHAGTLATGQGNWINSVDLIKSIYVEPGVIAATDSNNLFANLVYVQTIDINNLDVSNVKSFNSMFSFQDKGALMPDTSNLTEIIGLNNWHTNSAIDMSNMFGNAYKLTTIDVSSFDTSNVTNLSQMFSMPPSSGVTNSLQTIKGLENFDTSNVLSMNKMFNNDLKVSALDVFNFDTSKVTSMSSMFNGVGVTELDVSNFDTSNVTDMSNMFSSISKLTQLDVSSFDTESLLKMDSMFFNCSTNIVGLKNMDISKVTSLNGVFNASGLVNGDELVNWDTSNVTTTANMFNNCRSLVRLDISKWKKDNITDIGSMFKDCRVITQIDGLSDWDTGNVTNMNSTFYYTQMDSIPGISNWDTKSVTDMASLFWGCSKLKTLDLSKWDTSKVTNMSSMFAYDFALDEDGLKGLQNFNTSNVTNMSYMFSNNVGFKTLDLSSFDTSKVTNMNSMFSVNNNLIKIIGNFDTSKVGNMGSMFSNTDNLDLSDLNIANWNTSKVTNMNLLFANSKMQNLDFVKNWDTSAVTDFGNTFNNSEVAKLDLSKWDTRKASSINYFLNGTSQLWSITLGPNSVIKGNNSFADHQQGSVIIDDDYPGYTAISPKWQEVSADTGGTEHEPLGDLYDSEEILKDYSVQGQPVKTFVWQQQEYRQMSLNVPDIDFGTIGGIEGVYQRKNNDPVTITKYSYPTTDVNYKLLVSMARPLQTEDGNNILPGTLIFRDDKGNDTSLENSVAIYTGAIGNETKNLTWDKKRGIMLRLNDKNIVNGSYSTTLNWELADSL; this is encoded by the coding sequence ATGATGGTAAATATTGATTGGAAATGTATAGGAAAAAAACAATTTAAATTTTTATTCTTAGTAAATATCATTATTTTCCTAAGAATTTTGTTTGCTCATACGATAGTCGTCAAGGCAGAAACCAATGATAATATTCAAACACTGTTAAATGAAAATACTGGACTATTAAAAAATAAGCAATCTTCAAGTATTGTTCCTTTAACGTTGATCAAGGTTACTAGTGGTAATTTTGGAACTTGTGATTGGGATATTGACGATAATGGTCAGTTGACGATACATGCGGGAACTTTAGCGACTGGTCAAGGTAATTGGATAAATTCGGTTGATCTTATTAAAAGTATTTATGTTGAGCCCGGTGTTATTGCTGCAACTGATTCAAATAATTTATTTGCTAACTTAGTTTATGTCCAAACGATTGATATTAATAATTTAGATGTCAGCAATGTAAAAAGCTTTAATTCCATGTTCTCTTTTCAAGATAAAGGTGCTCTTATGCCAGACACTTCGAATCTTACTGAAATAATTGGATTGAATAATTGGCATACAAACAGCGCAATTGATATGAGTAATATGTTTGGTAATGCTTATAAATTAACTACGATTGATGTTTCTAGTTTTGATACGTCTAATGTAACTAATTTATCGCAGATGTTTTCTATGCCACCGTCTAGTGGAGTAACTAATTCACTTCAGACAATTAAAGGGTTGGAAAACTTTGATACTTCTAACGTTTTATCAATGAATAAGATGTTTAATAATGATCTTAAAGTGTCGGCCTTAGATGTCTTCAATTTTGATACTTCTAAGGTTACGTCCATGAGTAGTATGTTTAATGGAGTTGGTGTTACAGAATTAGATGTTTCTAATTTTGATACCTCTAACGTGACTGATATGTCGAATATGTTCAGCAGTATTAGTAAATTGACTCAGCTTGATGTTTCTAGTTTTGACACTGAATCTTTACTTAAAATGGATAGTATGTTTTTTAATTGTAGTACAAATATAGTAGGACTAAAAAATATGGATATTAGTAAAGTTACTTCATTGAATGGTGTTTTTAATGCCTCTGGGTTAGTTAATGGAGACGAATTGGTTAATTGGGATACTTCTAATGTAACGACAACTGCTAATATGTTCAATAATTGCCGTTCTCTAGTACGTTTAGATATATCCAAATGGAAAAAGGACAATATTACTGATATTGGAAGCATGTTTAAAGATTGTCGAGTTATTACTCAAATCGATGGTTTGTCTGACTGGGATACAGGCAATGTTACTAATATGAATTCGACGTTTTATTACACACAGATGGATTCTATCCCAGGAATCAGTAACTGGGATACAAAAAGTGTAACTGATATGGCCAGTTTATTTTGGGGATGTTCAAAATTAAAAACATTAGATTTGTCTAAATGGGATACTTCTAAGGTCACAAATATGAGTAGTATGTTTGCTTACGATTTTGCCTTAGACGAAGATGGTTTAAAAGGATTGCAGAATTTTAATACTAGTAATGTAACTAATATGTCATATATGTTTTCCAATAACGTTGGTTTTAAGACTTTGGATTTAAGTAGTTTTGATACTTCAAAGGTAACCAATATGAATTCAATGTTTTCCGTAAATAATAATCTTATTAAAATTATAGGTAATTTTGATACCTCTAAAGTAGGAAATATGGGATCAATGTTTAGTAACACAGATAATTTAGATTTAAGTGATTTGAATATTGCTAATTGGAATACGTCTAAAGTGACAAATATGAATTTGTTGTTTGCAAACAGTAAGATGCAGAATTTAGATTTCGTTAAAAATTGGGATACAAGCGCTGTAACCGACTTTGGTAATACTTTTAATAATAGTGAAGTTGCTAAGCTGGACTTGTCTAAATGGGATACTAGAAAAGCTAGCAGTATAAATTACTTTCTTAATGGAACTAGTCAACTTTGGAGTATAACTTTGGGCCCTAATAGTGTTATTAAAGGGAATAATTCTTTTGCTGACCATCAGCAAGGATCAGTAATTATTGATGATGACTATCCTGGTTACACGGCAATAAGTCCCAAATGGCAAGAAGTCAGTGCTGATACTGGAGGTACAGAACACGAACCGTTAGGTGATTTGTATGACTCCGAGGAAATATTAAAGGATTATTCAGTTCAGGGACAACCAGTGAAAACTTTTGTTTGGCAACAACAAGAATATCGTCAAATGTCATTAAATGTACCTGATATTGATTTTGGAACTATTGGTGGTATTGAAGGAGTTTATCAACGTAAGAATAATGATCCAGTTACGATAACAAAGTATTCTTATCCAACTACTGATGTTAATTACAAGCTGTTAGTTTCAATGGCTCGACCTTTACAGACTGAAGATGGTAACAATATTTTACCGGGAACACTAATTTTTCGCGATGATAAAGGAAATGACACTTCACTCGAAAACAGCGTGGCAATTTATACAGGAGCAATTGGTAATGAGACTAAAAATTTAACTTGGGATAAAAAGCGCGGCATAATGTTAAGATTAAACGATAAAAATATAGTTAATGGAAGTTATTCCACAACTTTGAATTGGGAATTGGCCGATAGCCTCTAA
- a CDS encoding NAD kinase, with the protein MKLWINNNSKEQSVAAANKLRSKLLDAGLTLDRRDPQLVISVGGDGTLLSTFHAYAAHLDRVKFLALHTGHLGFYSDWTDTEIDELADLIIKCQDNIPSTSYPLLDVMVENKEGSLFHGIAINEIVVRRLSSLTMKTRVDLDKEFFENFRGDGLCFATPTGSTAYSKSIGGALIHPKISVFQMIEIASINNRVYRTISSPIIIPHNQRVDLYPQTADDYVISCDGITTKLKNVRRITIKLNYQRAQFAQYRHRHFWTRVETAFLGQDEPK; encoded by the coding sequence ATGAAATTATGGATTAATAATAATAGTAAAGAGCAATCAGTTGCAGCGGCTAACAAATTACGTAGTAAATTACTGGATGCTGGATTAACTTTGGATCGAAGAGACCCACAACTAGTTATTAGTGTTGGTGGCGATGGTACGCTATTGAGTACTTTTCATGCCTATGCTGCACATTTAGATAGAGTAAAATTTTTGGCCTTGCATACAGGACATTTAGGCTTTTATTCTGATTGGACTGATACAGAAATTGATGAATTAGCCGATTTAATTATTAAATGTCAGGATAATATTCCTTCAACTAGTTATCCACTTTTGGACGTTATGGTTGAGAATAAAGAAGGTTCACTGTTTCACGGAATTGCTATCAATGAGATTGTGGTTAGACGTTTGTCTTCCTTGACAATGAAAACACGAGTTGATTTGGATAAAGAATTTTTTGAAAATTTCCGTGGTGATGGTTTATGTTTTGCAACACCAACAGGCTCAACGGCTTATTCTAAATCAATCGGTGGGGCCTTGATCCATCCCAAAATCAGTGTTTTTCAAATGATTGAAATTGCCTCAATCAACAATCGAGTTTATCGGACAATCTCTTCACCAATCATTATTCCGCATAATCAAAGAGTTGATCTTTATCCTCAGACAGCTGATGATTATGTGATCAGTTGTGATGGAATTACTACTAAATTGAAAAATGTACGTCGAATTACGATTAAGCTAAATTATCAACGAGCCCAATTTGCCCAATATCGACATCGACACTTCTGGACTAGAGTAGAGACAGCTTTCTTAGGACAAGATGAACCAAAATAA
- a CDS encoding RluA family pseudouridine synthase translates to MNQNNRFLKFTIGDDDKKIVRKFLVQHKFSSSQLHNLKNKGGQIFVNHKQRHFNYPLKKGDQILIVLNSEEPSDLIEPMPGKVDVVFEDSYLLVINKPPGIASLPAKAKDSKTMANVVKSYLIDKKENSSIHLVTRLDRNTSGLMVFAKTSYAHSLLDRILHTEDFQKFYLAMVYGQVSPEKGLIDLPIGIDPKAFYMRNIDHNLGKPSKTLYETVEKFDDASLLKLKLLTGRTHQIRVHLTAIGHPIIGDDMYSKKIDPRMGRQALHCYRLNIVHPVTKKLLKLTAPLPKDMVMLKGVLRGEKNG, encoded by the coding sequence ATGAACCAAAATAACCGTTTTTTGAAATTTACGATTGGTGACGATGATAAAAAAATAGTTCGCAAATTTTTAGTTCAACACAAATTTTCCTCTAGTCAATTACACAACTTAAAAAATAAGGGTGGACAAATTTTTGTGAATCATAAGCAACGTCATTTTAATTATCCGCTAAAAAAAGGTGATCAAATCTTAATAGTCCTCAATTCAGAGGAGCCTTCTGATTTGATTGAACCAATGCCGGGTAAAGTAGATGTCGTATTTGAAGATAGTTATTTATTGGTTATCAACAAACCACCGGGGATTGCCAGTTTACCTGCAAAAGCTAAGGACAGTAAAACAATGGCAAATGTGGTCAAGTCTTACTTGATCGATAAAAAAGAAAATAGTTCGATTCATTTAGTCACTCGTTTGGATAGAAATACTTCGGGATTGATGGTTTTCGCTAAAACATCGTATGCACATTCGTTGTTAGATCGGATTTTACATACGGAAGATTTTCAAAAATTTTATTTAGCGATGGTTTACGGTCAAGTGTCACCAGAAAAAGGTTTGATCGATTTGCCGATTGGAATTGATCCGAAGGCTTTTTATATGCGTAATATCGATCATAATCTTGGTAAGCCGTCAAAAACTTTATACGAAACAGTCGAGAAATTCGATGATGCCAGTTTATTAAAATTGAAACTATTGACAGGTCGAACACACCAAATCCGCGTTCATTTGACAGCAATTGGTCATCCAATAATTGGAGACGATATGTATAGCAAAAAAATTGACCCTCGAATGGGTCGACAAGCCTTGCATTGTTATCGTTTAAATATAGTTCATCCTGTTACTAAAAAGTTATTAAAATTAACCGCGCCATTACCAAAAGATATGGTAATGTTAAAGGGTGTGTTAAGGGGTGAGAAGAATGGATGA
- a CDS encoding MBL fold metallo-hydrolase translates to MLVTVLGFYGGYPYKGIGTSGYLLRNGDKSYLIDCGSGVLNSLASYMKPTDLDGVILSHYHHDHTADVGVLQYEWLAAKKENLLPIYGHTQDFVNFAQLSVDNATKGIAYNDYEPTQIDDLKFEFMRTVHPVPAYAMRITDKNGKVIVYTADTTYFDGLVDFAKDADLLIADTNFPEDVTGRKAHLNTKEAGTLAKESNVKRLMISHLPQTVDADTMLKQSQKYAEDVPVIHAFQGLEVEV, encoded by the coding sequence ATGTTAGTTACAGTTTTAGGTTTTTATGGTGGTTATCCTTACAAGGGAATCGGGACATCTGGTTACCTACTAAGAAATGGCGATAAGAGCTACTTGATCGATTGCGGTAGTGGTGTTTTGAACTCACTAGCAAGTTATATGAAACCAACTGATCTAGATGGTGTCATCTTATCACATTATCACCACGATCATACAGCAGATGTTGGCGTTTTGCAGTACGAATGGCTTGCAGCTAAAAAGGAAAATCTACTACCTATTTATGGTCATACTCAAGATTTTGTCAACTTTGCGCAATTGTCAGTCGATAATGCTACTAAAGGAATTGCTTATAACGATTATGAACCAACTCAAATTGATGATTTGAAGTTTGAATTCATGAGAACCGTTCATCCAGTTCCAGCATATGCAATGCGTATTACTGATAAAAATGGCAAGGTGATTGTTTATACCGCTGATACGACTTATTTTGATGGTTTAGTTGATTTTGCAAAAGATGCTGATTTATTGATTGCAGATACCAACTTCCCAGAAGATGTTACTGGTCGCAAAGCTCATCTTAATACAAAAGAGGCAGGAACGTTAGCTAAAGAAAGTAATGTTAAGCGATTGATGATCAGTCACTTACCACAAACGGTCGATGCTGACACTATGTTAAAGCAATCACAAAAATATGCTGAAGATGTTCCAGTTATTCATGCATTCCAAGGATTGGAAGTTGAAGTATAA
- the mgtE gene encoding magnesium transporter, with the protein MDENEKRLQDKFSQLKDYLDEGDKKRFRKTYLDMHFYDQSTFYLTLNKPERMTLYSILEPDEMGDMFDTIEDDNPKIPELLKEMDLSYASKMLNDMYDDNAADVLEHLDKVDVDRFLGQMPRNDANNLRGLLHYDTETAGGIMTTDYVEFHEEETAAEAIRALKKFAKTAETIYYIYILDHHDDLVGVMSLRDLILLEDDDTLSEKMNSDIITVNVDAEQAEVAQVFRDYEFLAVPVVDHSNKLVGIVTVDDVIEVIDDEAQQDYSGLAGVSMDETNNDGPFKAASKRLPWLITLLLLSMITATLINHYENLLAEASILAVFISTITGTAGNAGTQSLAVAVRRLAVEEINRHEFLKLLFKELITGFVTGLVTGVAVLLLVGIWKHNFVLGMVIGMAMCAAITVANLAGSFIPMLMSSFGFDPAVASGPFISTLSDLTSVLIYFSIAGVFMQYFIKV; encoded by the coding sequence ATGGATGAAAACGAAAAAAGACTCCAAGATAAATTTTCGCAATTGAAGGATTATCTTGATGAAGGTGATAAAAAGCGATTCCGAAAAACTTATTTGGATATGCATTTTTATGACCAGAGTACTTTTTACCTCACGTTGAATAAGCCTGAACGAATGACGCTTTATTCAATTTTGGAACCGGACGAAATGGGAGATATGTTCGATACCATTGAAGATGACAATCCTAAAATTCCTGAACTTTTGAAGGAAATGGATCTCAGTTATGCTTCAAAAATGTTGAACGATATGTATGATGATAATGCCGCCGATGTTTTGGAACATTTGGATAAGGTCGATGTTGACCGATTCCTAGGTCAAATGCCACGTAACGATGCTAATAATTTGCGTGGATTATTGCATTATGACACTGAAACTGCCGGTGGTATCATGACGACCGACTACGTAGAGTTTCATGAGGAAGAAACAGCAGCTGAAGCCATCAGAGCTTTGAAGAAATTTGCTAAAACTGCTGAAACAATTTATTATATTTACATTTTGGATCATCACGATGATTTAGTTGGTGTTATGTCGTTGCGTGATTTGATTTTACTTGAAGATGACGATACTTTAAGTGAAAAAATGAATAGTGATATTATTACGGTCAATGTTGATGCGGAACAGGCCGAAGTTGCTCAAGTATTTAGAGATTATGAGTTTTTAGCTGTTCCCGTTGTTGACCATTCGAACAAATTAGTTGGTATCGTTACAGTTGATGATGTTATTGAAGTTATTGATGACGAAGCTCAACAAGACTACTCTGGTTTGGCCGGTGTTAGTATGGATGAGACCAACAATGATGGTCCTTTCAAAGCCGCTTCCAAGCGTTTGCCTTGGTTGATTACATTGTTACTTTTGAGTATGATTACTGCAACCTTGATCAACCATTATGAGAACTTGTTGGCTGAAGCGAGTATCTTAGCCGTCTTCATTTCAACAATCACTGGTACAGCCGGTAATGCTGGTACACAGAGTTTGGCTGTGGCAGTTAGGCGTTTAGCGGTTGAAGAAATAAATCGACACGAATTTTTAAAATTACTATTTAAAGAATTGATCACTGGTTTTGTAACTGGATTAGTAACAGGTGTTGCAGTTCTTTTGCTAGTAGGAATTTGGAAACATAACTTTGTTTTAGGGATGGTTATCGGTATGGCGATGTGTGCCGCTATTACAGTAGCTAACTTGGCTGGTAGTTTTATTCCAATGTTGATGTCTAGCTTTGGAT
- a CDS encoding DsbA family protein, producing MWEVFLYINPLCSYCLKVEQAIIDFTRKHDIDTQYHFVTNYNMATINDYMQLQGCKITDIKERNIASQQVVEAAKLYKAASCQGNKKARNFLMNLQEQVNILNNPFDDNTIKRAINNSGLDYKAIMADKESTCVTQGLKRDQQLSMEMNVVKAPTAIVFDCEDEEKPGVMIDNFGDSTSQESISNNINAMLERELPHTQDFARNDTVISLDKFRR from the coding sequence ATGTGGGAAGTATTCTTATATATTAATCCCTTATGTTCGTATTGTTTGAAAGTGGAACAAGCAATTATTGATTTCACTAGAAAGCATGACATAGACACACAATATCATTTCGTAACGAACTATAATATGGCAACAATTAATGATTATATGCAATTACAGGGCTGCAAAATTACCGATATTAAAGAACGTAACATTGCTTCACAACAAGTTGTTGAGGCAGCGAAACTTTACAAAGCTGCTTCTTGTCAAGGTAATAAAAAAGCTCGTAACTTTTTAATGAATCTTCAAGAACAAGTAAATATTTTAAACAATCCCTTTGATGATAACACTATCAAACGTGCAATTAATAATAGTGGGCTTGATTACAAAGCAATCATGGCTGACAAGGAAAGTACTTGTGTAACCCAAGGTTTGAAACGTGATCAACAATTATCAATGGAAATGAATGTTGTAAAGGCACCAACGGCAATTGTATTCGACTGTGAAGATGAAGAAAAACCTGGTGTTATGATCGATAATTTCGGGGATTCAACTTCTCAAGAAAGTATCAGTAATAATATCAATGCTATGTTGGAACGCGAACTTCCTCATACTCAAGATTTTGCTCGCAATGATACCGTCATTAGTCTGGATAAATTCAGAAGATAG
- a CDS encoding GTP pyrophosphokinase → MSEIKWNEFLIPYSQAVDELKIKFRNLRKEFLEKNEHSPIEFVTGRVKTVDSIKEKMRRRFIKEDLLEQDMQDIAGIRIQCQFVEDIYDVAKLLHIREDMRVIEERDYIANSKPSGYRSYHVVIEYPIQTASGQKNILAEIQIRTLAMNFWSTIEHSLNYKYQGDFPEEINERLKRAAEASFMLDEEMSKIREEIQDAQQYFTDRKRDLNNPTEHDK, encoded by the coding sequence ATGTCAGAAATCAAATGGAATGAATTTTTGATACCTTATTCACAGGCAGTCGATGAGTTAAAAATTAAATTTAGAAATCTTCGCAAAGAATTTTTAGAAAAAAATGAGCATTCTCCAATTGAGTTTGTGACCGGACGTGTTAAAACTGTTGATAGTATTAAAGAAAAAATGCGTCGTCGTTTTATCAAAGAAGACCTTTTGGAACAAGATATGCAAGATATTGCAGGAATTAGAATTCAATGTCAATTTGTAGAAGATATTTACGATGTGGCTAAGTTGTTACATATTCGTGAAGATATGCGTGTTATTGAGGAACGTGACTACATTGCTAATAGTAAGCCTAGTGGTTATCGTTCATACCACGTTGTGATTGAATATCCTATTCAAACAGCTTCTGGTCAAAAGAATATTTTGGCAGAGATTCAGATTAGAACTTTGGCAATGAATTTTTGGTCTACGATTGAACATTCTTTGAATTACAAATATCAAGGCGACTTCCCAGAAGAAATCAATGAACGACTCAAACGTGCGGCAGAAGCTTCATTTATGCTAGATGAGGAAATGTCGAAAATTAGAGAAGAAATTCAAGATGCACAACAATACTTTACCGATCGAAAACGAGATTTAAATAACCCTACGGAGCACGATAAATAA
- a CDS encoding adaptor protein MecA, which produces MEMDRLNENTIRVILSTEDLQERGVTVLDLLGNKKQIETFFYSILDEVDKNHVFTNNEPVTFQIMPNKEGLELLISKSDDSEGSGSLPLNGLQNSVGASENNNLDKVGTEEYDSDTAPYLNDPDTPTKTVIVEFKDFEDYVQLANLLHLESGISNLFEYNDKYYLQLILFTDEMHEMTYSDVLALLSEYSFKTKVTAAVLSEYGQEIMSKTALELTRYYFGN; this is translated from the coding sequence ATGGAAATGGATCGACTTAATGAGAACACGATCAGAGTCATTCTTAGTACAGAGGATTTGCAAGAACGAGGCGTAACAGTTTTAGACTTGTTGGGTAACAAGAAACAAATTGAGACGTTCTTTTATAGTATTTTGGATGAGGTTGATAAGAATCATGTCTTCACGAATAATGAGCCTGTTACTTTCCAAATAATGCCAAACAAAGAAGGTTTGGAATTATTGATTAGTAAGAGCGATGATTCTGAAGGTTCAGGTTCATTGCCATTAAATGGGCTACAAAATTCAGTCGGCGCAAGTGAAAACAATAATTTGGATAAGGTTGGAACGGAAGAATATGACAGCGATACAGCGCCATATTTGAACGATCCTGATACACCTACTAAGACGGTTATTGTTGAATTCAAAGACTTTGAAGATTATGTCCAATTGGCTAATTTGTTACACCTGGAGAGTGGAATTTCTAATTTGTTCGAGTACAACGACAAGTACTACTTACAATTGATTCTCTTTACTGATGAAATGCACGAAATGACTTATAGCGATGTTTTGGCATTGCTTAGTGAGTACAGTTTCAAGACGAAAGTTACAGCAGCAGTCTTGTCAGAATATGGTCAAGAGATCATGTCCAAGACTGCACTTGAATTGACGAGATATTATTTTGGTAATTAA